Genomic segment of Caldisericia bacterium:
AGGACTACTACAAAGCCATAGAACTTTCCATTCAGTTTGCAAGGGAGGGTAAAGCTGATCTTATAATGAAGGGCCTTGTAAAAACACCGGATTTACTGCATGCCGTTCTTGATAAAGAAAAGGGGATAAGAAAGTATAAACTTCTCTCCCATGTTGGTGTTTTGTCATGCTCAAGGTATCCCAAGTTTATAATAATGAGTGACGGTGGAATGGTTATAGCACCAAGTCTTGAGGAGAAGGTAGAGATTCTTAAGAATGCCCTCATTGTAGCTAAAGCTCTTGAAATTGAAACTCCAAAGGTTGCACTTCTTTCTGCCATTGAAATAGTTAACCCAAAAATGCCATCAACCCTTGATGCAGCACTTATTGCAAAGATGGCTCAAAGAAAACAGATTAAAGGTATCATAGCTGATGGCCCTCTTGCCTTCGACAATGCAATTTCAAAATGGGCTGCAGAGCACAAAGGCATAGATTCACCTGTTGCTGGCGATGCAGATGTATTTATAGTTCCAAATATTGAAGCGGGAAATATATTCTTTAAGATTTTGAATTATCTATCCGATGGAAAGAGTGCAGGTGTTGTGATAGGAGCAAAAGTTCCAGTGGTTCTTCCATCCCGTGCAGATACTCCCGAATCTAAATTCTATTCAATTGTTCTAAGTTCTCTTGTGTCAAGGTACACATGAATAGTAAGGGAGGCATGGTGGGTTTTATAAAAAATTTAAATAAAAGGAGGTAGAGATGGAGAAGGAATTAAATCCCTTCAAGATTGTTCAAGAGCAGATTGAGGAAGTATGTAGAGTTCTTAAGCTTTCCGATGAGGTTATTGAGTATTTAAAATGGCCTAAAAGAGTTTTAAGTGTAAGAATCCCTGTTAAAATGGATGATGGAAGTATTAAAATTTTCGCTGGATTTAGATCTCAGCACAATGATGCACTTGGTCCAACAAAAGGCGGAATTAGATTTCATCCAAATGTGACTATGGATGAAGTTATGGCACTTTCCACATGGATGACATTAAAATGTGGGGTTGTTGACATTCCTTATGGAGGAGCGAAGGGAGGAGTAAAATGTAATCCTAAAGAGATGAGTGAAGGAGAATTGGAGAGATTGTCAAGGGGATACATTGATGCTATATGGCAGTTTATAGGTCCTGAGAGAGACATTCCCGCTCCAGATGTATATAC
This window contains:
- a CDS encoding bifunctional enoyl-CoA hydratase/phosphate acetyltransferase, which codes for MLKNFDELVERAKGLGKRRLAVANPYEVEDLKAIKKAKDEGIIEPIIIGDKEKIVEFLKKANIEPDMEIVEEKDYYKAIELSIQFAREGKADLIMKGLVKTPDLLHAVLDKEKGIRKYKLLSHVGVLSCSRYPKFIIMSDGGMVIAPSLEEKVEILKNALIVAKALEIETPKVALLSAIEIVNPKMPSTLDAALIAKMAQRKQIKGIIADGPLAFDNAISKWAAEHKGIDSPVAGDADVFIVPNIEAGNIFFKILNYLSDGKSAGVVIGAKVPVVLPSRADTPESKFYSIVLSSLVSRYT